In the genome of Phlebotomus papatasi isolate M1 chromosome 2, Ppap_2.1, whole genome shotgun sequence, one region contains:
- the LOC129803903 gene encoding 60S ribosomal protein L14 yields MTKKSNGEILSLPVSSVKIRRHVGFLFLSGFAKMPFQRFVETGRVAKCSHGPLKGKLVTIVDCIDPNRVLIDGPCTGVTRQAYRLNNLHLTKFVLRFPFTAPTRVIRKAWLDADINAKWAETAWAKKAKAQEKRSNLNDYDRFKLRVAKRSRNRMLTVQFRKLKRYASIDGTLYGKKSVRKPKLWKDQLAKRKTKKPTGKTAAAAE; encoded by the exons ATGACAAAAAAATCCAATGGCGAAATTTTGTCACTTCCAGTTTCCAGTGTCAAAATTCGCCGCCATGTTGGTTTTCTCTTTCTTTCCGGTTTCGCAAAGATG CCGTTCCAGCGATTTGTAGAGACTGGCCGGGTGGCCAAGTGCTCCCATGGCCCTCTTAAGGGTAAACTCGTGACAATTGTGGACTGTATTGATCCCAATCGCGTCCTAATTGACGGACCCTGCACCGGAGTTACGAGACAAGCCTACCGTCTCAACAATCTCCACCTCACCAAGTTTGTCCTCCGTTTCCCCTTCACAGCCCCCACCAGAGTCATCCGAAAGGCTTGGCTTGATGCTGACATCAATGCCAAGTGGGCTGAGACAGCATGGGCCAAGAAAGCCAAGGCTCAGGAGAAG CGGTCAAATCTCAATGATTATGACAGATTCAAGTTGCGCGTGGCCAAGAGATCGCGCAATCGCATGCTCACAGTGCAGTTCAGGAAGCTGAAGCGATATGCCTCCATCGATGGCACGTTGTATGGCAAGAAGAGTGTCCGAAAACCCAAATTGTGGAAGGATCAGCTGGCCAAGAGGAAGACCAAGAAGCCAACTGGAAAAACAGCCGCTGCTgcagagtaa
- the LOC129803899 gene encoding LETM1 domain-containing protein 1: MYRQFLRITHPSYTCPVRVSFAPVTQKRFETSDSSSNPSEDKKSKYSRANVRKNVRGYVFTRYFDYLQNYDKVLEKKFPAAMHVYRVFMVGIKDFYADTKKFLKITRIANTSPNGLKALTRKELELYYQMPRDMMKVAPVLLISALPFANYVIFPLAYMYPRYFLTSHFWNIRQKSEFQQLFLKERIVHNRRIFRYLQAKLETLRPEAEDFSRLANILGLLGSGLHPTAQEILAAKPIFGKAPYQMSSLSSGHVATLCHLHGVRTGLLKRARLAERFQLFQHMDRAIKHEGGVHNMQPDALKHACFLRGLNPTNLSNDHMIEWLRDWVTVSLAVDTDTMSLFFHLPILIAYNHPNNWKLTHK; encoded by the exons ATGTATCGCCAATTTCTGAGAATCACCCATCCTAGCTACACATGCCCCGTTCGTGTATCCTTTGCACCAGTGACCCAAAAACGCTTCGAAACTTCCGACAG CTCCAGTAACCCTTCGGAGGACAAGAAGTCCAAATATAGTCGTGCCAATGTGAGAAAGAACGTCAGAGGCTATGTATTCACCCGATACTTTGACTACCTGCAGAACTATGACAAGGTGCTCGAAAAGAAGTTCCCGGCGGCGATGCACGTCTACCGGGTCTTCATGGTGGGCATCAAGGACTTCTATGCTGACACCAAGAAATTCCTCAAAATAACCCGGATTGCCAACACATCGCCCAATGGACTTAAGGCACTCACGCGGAAGGAGCTAGAACTCTATTATCAAATGCCACGAGATATGATGAAGGTGGCCCCAGTTCTGCTCATCTCTGCCCTGCCTTTCGCCAATTATGTGATATTCCCTCTCGC GTACATGTACCCGAGATACTTTCTCACATCACATTTCTGGAATATCCGGCAGAAGAGTGAGTTCCAGCAGCTCTTTCTCAAGGAGCGAATAGTCCACAATCGCCGGATCTTTCGGTATTTGCAGGCTAAACTTGAGACGCTACGTCCCGAAGCGGAAGACTTCAGCCGTCTCGCGAACATTTTGGGCCTCCTGGGCAGTGGCCTTCATCCCACAGCCCAGGAAATTCTTGCAGCAAAGCCCATCTTTGGCAAAGCTCCCTACCAGATGAGTTCCCTGTCGTCCGGACATGTTGCAACTCTGTGTCATCTCCATGGCGTCCGGACGGGACTGCTGAAACGTGCACGACTAGCAGAACGCTTTCAACTCTTCCAGCACATGGACAGAGCCATCAAGCACGAAGGTGGAGTCCACAACATGCAGCCGGATGCACTGAAGCATGCCTGCTTCCTCCGAGGACTCAATCCCACAAATCTCAGCAACGATCACATGATCGAATGGCTGAGAGATTGGGTGACAGTATCATTGGCCGTGGACACAGATACCATGAGCCTCTTCTTTCACCTACCCATCCTCATTGCCTACAATCATCCCAACAACTGGAAGCTCACTCACAAGTGA
- the LOC129803886 gene encoding zinc finger CCCH domain-containing protein 3 encodes MDEQVLPVKFNKIHINPKFRNAHINPTFFTPPTMPAIPANIHVNPKFLSIPPVPQPSVPSEAPEVYAQKEPIYKTRRKIIRNVSPAKKRPEGPTSRLVKISKNKLIRTSNQVSTVTKRSPTRPTKARKSLYKIDRRNLGNLTLRIPPQNHRKLMSSFSPKIVTTTNKKLMRIGTSFVSFSPRKISRIFGANAQKSVPSVSKNRKLSFLNINGVLYKSTANKLQKSSPAVVKKPVAQKNPQDRVLFIRGEKFTVDGNGKRLRKCNGSASALKLSRIHFGGLTYTANKNGTYERTNSHFARTHLSIAKQRSISFLANKMVKSNLPCLIYRRLGKCLAKERGRCHRVHDPDQVAVCRKFLKGACKDPKCLLSHKADLSKMPTCKFFLEGCCTASDCPYLHKKLNEKTEICRDFLEGFCKLAEKCSKRHDLICPNIEAKGVCDKARCPHPHPQKKVANFSEKVPSKSDSASVLRSEKVRYFLDEHDEVELSAEAKERLSRTLAKVDKMKRNYWINGENGEAGESSSGTCTSVLSESVEKIVPSVPLSRPPIGDLPNFIPF; translated from the exons ATGGATGAACAAGTGTTACctgttaaattcaataaaatccaCATAAATCCCAAATTTAGGAATGCTCATATAAATCCAACGTTTTTCACGCCTCCTACAATGCCTGCAATTCCTGCCAATATTCATGTCAATCCCAAATTCCTCAGCATCCCTCCAGTTCCTCAGCCATCGGTGCCTTCGGAGGCGCCTGAGGTGTATGCCCAGAAAGAGCCAATTTACAAGACAAGGCGGAAAATCATTAGGAATGTCTCACCAGCCAAGAAGCGCCCTGAGGGCCCCACGTCCAGGCTGGTTAAGATTAGCAAAAACAAGCTGATCCGGACATCCAATCAGGTGTCCACAGTGACCAAGAGGAGCCCAACGAGGCCTACAAAGGCCAGAAAAAGCTTATATAAGATTGACAGGAGGAATTTAGGGAATTTAACCTTGAGGATCCCACCGCAGAATCATCGGAAGTTGATGAGCAGCTTCAGTCCAAAGATCGTCACCACGACTAACAAGAAACTAATGAGGAT TGGAACTTCTTTCGTGAGCTTTTCTCCGCGGAAAATCTCCCGGATCTTTGGGGCAAATGCCCAAAAGTCCGTTCCTAGTGTCTCAAAGAACAGGAAACTCTCCTTCCTGAATATCAATGGTGTTCTGTACAAATCCACGGCGAACAAATTGCAAAAATCCTCTCCTGCAGTTGTAAAGAAACCTGTTGCACAGAAGAATCCCCAGGATCGCGTTTTGTTCATCCGGGGAGAGAAATTCACAGTCGATGGGAATGGGAAGAGGCTGAGGAAGTGCAATGGCTCAGCTTCAGCCCTGAAATTGTCCAGAATTCACTTTGGCGGACTGACTTATACAGCAAATAAAAATGGGACGTACGAGAGGACCAATTCTCACTTTGCCAGAACTCATTTGAG CATTGCCAAACAGCGGAGTATATCCTTCTTGGCCAATAAAATGGTCAAGAGCAATCTTCCCTGCCTGATCTACAGGCGGCTGGGCAAGTGCCTGGCCAAGGAAAGGGGTAGATGCCACAGAGTGCATGATCCTGACCAGGTAGCCGTCTGTAGGAAATTCCTCAAGGGTGCCTGCAAGGATCCCAAGTGCCTCTTGTCGCACAAAGCAGATTTATCCAAAATGCCAACATGCAAGTTCTTCCTCGAGGGATGCTGCACGGCTTCCGATTGTCCCTACCTGCACAAGAAACTCAACGAGAAAACAGAAATCTGCCGGGACTTCCTGGAGGGATTCTGCAAATTGGCCGAGAAG TGTTCCAAGAGGCACGACCTCATTTGCCCAAATATTGAGGCGAAGGGCGTATGTGACAAAGCACGCTGTCCTCATCCGCATCCGCAGAAGAAGGTGGCGAATTTCAGTGAAAAAGTGCCGAGCAAAAGCGATTCAGCGTCAGTGTTGAGAAGTGAAAAAGTGCGCTATTTTCTCGATGAACACGATGAAGTGGAATTGAGTGCTGAGGCCAAGGAGAGGTTATCCAGGACTCTGGCTAAGGTGGACAAGATGAAGAGGAACTACTGGATCAATGGGGAAAATGGAGAAGCTGGTGAGAGTTCATCTGGAACATGTACGAGTGTCTTGAGTGAGTCAGTGGAGAAAATAGTGCCAAGTGTCCCTCTCAGTAGACCTCCGATTGGAGATCTGCCCAATTTCATCCCATTctga